Within the Miscanthus floridulus cultivar M001 chromosome 17, ASM1932011v1, whole genome shotgun sequence genome, the region CATGCTTAGGACACCTTCAATATTAGAGTTGACTTGCTAGCTCATATGAacttaaaaaaaagataaaaatggAGTAGTCTAACATGCTAGTACGAAAAAAATGTGTAAACATAAACACGTGAATTATAGAAAATTGTACGAGCTTAACTCTTCATGAAAAGTTAACTTATCCTTTTATctttttattgaataaaatattCTATGAGCTAGTGTTTTAACACTTTGGAGCTGCCCTTAGAACACATAAAACTCGAGCATCTTTAGTGTGCATTCCAAAAGCGGTGCCAAAGTGGAGAGAGAAGCCTCTACCAAACATTCGAGTGCAGAGGTGCAAAGGACAAAGCTTAGCATAGGTGCAAAAAACTTACCCACAGGTGCAAACGATTAAAAACTTATTTCATTTACTGAAGAGTGCCTACCAATTGAGCTAGCAAGTTGATGGAATTTTGAATGAAGAGTATGTAGTTGGCAATGTGAGTTCCATAGCAAGATGCAAACCTGTTTACACACGTCAAAGATATAAGCTAAGCAAGCACCACATAACATGATAGACCTTAACTTATCTCTTTCAACAATACGTTGAAGTTACTCGGAGGGCAGCTCCCACAGTGACTTATAACTAGCTTTAAATATTTAATTTTATATTTTaatgaaagaaagagaaaaactatCCTTTGATGAAGAGCTAGTCTTATACACATATCTTAAGTTTATTTGAGGTTGTAATGTGGGCCTAGTTATATTACGAGCTAAGATAAAAGTTAACATCGTTAAAAAGGTTGTCTTAGAGCAAGCAACTGTGAGGGTGCTCTTATAGTTCAGTATACATGGTTAACCCAACCAAGTTAACACAACTAACAAAGTTCCAGCCAATCAACACAATCTATGATTAAATCTTTAaaatttaaccaaatttcatgctTCGAAAATCAGGTAGCCACAATAACTTCAATCAGTTGCCTTTTCAATTGTTTTTTCTCCTGCAGTCCTGCTCTTCCAACTGGAGGTCAGGAATCCACCAGCTTGGAGGGAAATGCTTACGTGGCAAAGCCCAAGCCAATTGGCACCTCTCCGGATTCCAAATAAACAACCACCCCACGTTACCGCCACGTAACAACTCCCCCAATCCGTCGGCCAGTATGgcgaccgccaccgccgccaccgtccCCGCCGGCGGCCGCCCGTACCGACGCTCCCGCGCTCGCTGCGGCTCACCGCGCCTGCACCGCCTGCGCTTCCCGGCCACAGCTGCGGCTGCGGCCGCTGCCGCTTCGTCTTCCCCGCCCGCCCCGTCGTCCACGCTGCCGCCGCTGCCAGCAGACGGAGGCGGGCGGCTGGTGGCGGAGCTGGTGTGCGCGTTCAACGAGCTCACGGAGCGGATGGGGGAGGACCTGGCGACGTCCTCCTCGTCGCGCCTGCTCTTCCACGCTCTGAAGCTGGCGGTCCCCGCCCTCCGCGACGTGGACGGAGGGCGGGCACTCGCGCGCGCGCTCGCCGTCGGCGCCACCCTCGCTGACCTCCAGGTAACGTGTCGTACCCGAATGCCACCTCCTCCGTTCCATTTTTGGTGCAAAAGTTCGTCTCTTTGGAGTACAGGGTTGGGTTTGTTGGTTATCTGATGATCTGAAGTCAGCCTCTTACTTTTGGGAATCTTGGCTCCAGTTCTTCTTGTATTGTGTAAAACTTGGATATTGCCAATATTGGAACAAGAATATAGCTTATCTAACAAACGAGTGTTAGCTTAATTTTCCAAGTTTGGTGTAATGTATAGGTATATTTCAATCTGAGATGATTCATCGATAGGATTTAGGCATTATGATCGTTCCAACAAGCCATCAACATATACATTATCCGTCTCTTAAATGAGTGAAACCTTTCTGCTGGAGTGCATACATTAGCTTGTTGACTAACCCATGTTTCTTTAATGTTATGCTACAGATTACTCTGTTCACTTAACAAAGTTAATATACTTACATTTCCCAATGAAACAAGGGACCTCTCTTGAATCAGAACTTACATTTCCTGTGTTTCGTAAATTGCACCTCTTTCCCCCCATCAAGCTCTCAAATCTTACCAGTAGGCTTTTGAATTGAACGCTGAAAACAGATGGATGCTGAAGTCATATCAGCTGGCATACTAAGAGAAGCATTAGATACAGGAGCTGTAAGCATGAGGGATGTAAAAACTCAGATTGGGACCAGCACAGCTCATTTGCTACATGACAGCTTAAGGATTAAGCATTCTCCTTCGAAGCTTGACGTATTGGATGATGAAAGTGCAAGCGCATTGAGAAGGTTTATTCTTTCATACTATGACATCAGGGCAGTGATATTGGAGATTGCACTAAAGCTTGATATGATGCGACACCTTGATTACCTCCCTAAGTATCTGCAGCAGATAAAATCTCTTGAAGTCATGAAGATATACACCCCACTTGCACATGCTGTTGGAGCGGGTAATCTATCACTAAAATTAGAGGATCTTTCATTTCGTTACCTGTTTCCTCATTCGTATGACCATGTTGATCAGTGGTTGAGAAGCCAAGAAAGTGACTGCAAGGCCATAATAAATTTGTACAAGGAGCAGTTGCTTCAAGCACTGCAGGCTGATAATGAGTTGAAGAGGATTGTACAGGACATCTCAATTCAAGGGAGGTACAAAAGCCGTTTCAGTACTATGAAGAAGCTAGTAAAAGATGGTCGGAAACCAGAAGAAGTTAAAGACATACTAGGTTTGCGGGTAATCTTGGAGCCTCGATGTGATGACAATTCATCCGATTGGGGCCCTAGGGCTTGCCTCAGGACATATGAAATTATTCAAGCTATGTGGAAGGAAGTCTCGGGTAGAACAAAAGATTATATAACTCACCCAAAAAGAAACGGTTACCAGAGCTTGCATGTGGCCATCGATGTCAGTGAACCTGGGAAGGTGAGGCCACTAATGGAGATACAGATACGCACCAAGGAGATGCATAGGTTTGCTGTTGGTGGAGAGGCATCTCACTCTCTCTACAAAGGTGGTCTTACTGATCCCGAAGAGGTAAAAAACTACCCTAGTTCTAGTTCTGCTCCTTCTATTACATTACACTAAGTTCTTGCATTTAGCAAGTTTTGAAAGTTGGGTTTTGACATAAACAAGTGTTTTTCATTGACAACAGAGACAGAAAACTCTATACTAAACTGAAATGATGTTATATGGGCATTGCTTAGAACCACCATTTCTTCTTATGTTGTCCAATGTCCAGGCCAAAAGGCTCAAGACTATTATGTTGGCTGCAGCGGAGTTAGCAGCTCTGCGTCTACGAGACCTACCAGGCAGTGATCACGGAGCTGGGAACTGCAAGAACCCGGCTTTCTGTCAGCTTGACAAAAATGGGGACGGGAGAATCAGCATCGAGGAGCTCACTGAGGTGATGGAGGATCTAGGCGCTGGAGGCGAAGACGCAACAGAGCTCATGCACCTTCTTGACGCAAACAGTGATGGCTCCTTGAGCTCTGACGAATTCGAGTCATTCCAGAGACAGGTAGTTTTAAGTTAAATATATGTGCAGTGATCATTTAGGTACATAATTGTGAAACTGGCATGGAGGGCGGAAGTGAGATTTTGATATCCTGTACATGTCTTTGTTTACCAGATTGAAATGATGAGAAACTTGGAAGACGATGATGATCACTACAGGAAGATCTTGAAGGAGAAGCTGCACACGATCGACAGTGCAGGTCTCATCCATGTCTACCGCAAGGAGCTCAGTGACAAGCTGCTTGTGGGCTGACCTGGAACTCAACACAACTTACCAAACCGAACAGCCATCTTACTGTAGTTTTGCATGTATACCACACCGAGAAGTGACCCCAACACTGATTTGTAAATAGTCGTCGAATGTACATGGTATCATATATGATTGAGAAAAAGGAGGGGCTGCAATACTGGCTGAATGTGGATGGTGTTGTATATGATTCAAAAAAGGGGCAAGCTGTAATACTCGCTGAATTATATGATTCAGAAAAAGGAGGTGCTGTTTGTTGAGTTCTGTATATGATTCAGAAAAAGGGTGGGGCGGTGGTCTGTAATACTCGCTGAATGTGGATGGTGCTGTATATGATTCAGAAAAAGGAGGTGCTGTTGATTTTTTAGCTTGGTACTGAAACCGGAGTGGTGATTCTGAATTCAAGGGTTCTATAGAAGAAAAACTTATTCAATTTGATATCCTGGAAAAAAGCAGAAAACTTATTTAATTCAAAATCCTATATATTAAAAGGAGGCAAATTTGCTTTTTTTAGTGGAAGGGGGCAAATTTGCTGGTTTGTACGGGCTTTGCACACATATTTCAGCCCACTTAGACGGCGGTACGTACACCCACCCGTCCAATCGGCCCAAGTTTGTTTTGGACGCGGCCCTCTGTCAGTCACAGGGTGTTTTGGTAATTCGGGCTTCCGGCGACATGCCTTCCCACAACCACAAGCGCAACCGCACGGCCGGGGgcgcgccgctgctctgctccaccGTATAACGGTGAGGATCACGCCATCACGGCGAGCTAGAGACGTCGAGTGAGGCTAATGCGGTCACTGGGTGCAGCAGCGCCAGAGAAAGGTCGAGTGGGGAAAGCTTCATACCGTCATGCGATCGAGGTGCTCGACGAAATGGCCACTTGGCCAGGCTCACTCAAGGGGCGTCCCGCGGGCCGTTCAGATTTCAGAAGGCAGCAGCCATTCTCATCCTTGGGCTCAGAGGAGAGGTCACTTCAGGATGCCAGAGGTGCCCCAGGCTGTTGATGCGCAAGAGCCAAAGAGCAGAGGACATGGTAAGAGGTCTCTATTCCTGATCCAATGTCGTAGCTTTCAGGAGCTTGACGGGTGGTATGTCTCTTTGCAGGAAGGTCAGTGAGAACTGGAGAAGATGCCAATGGGAAATTTGCTTCCTGAACACCGTGACACATGTACCTGTGTTCCATGTCAATGCGACAATGTCCTCCACAGAATATGCAGGCAGCCAGACACGGGTACTGAAATGAGAATTTATGCCAAGTGGAAGAGCTCGTGCAAGACTCGGTTTTTTTATGGCCATCACCACCTACCTGCAGGAAGCTTCATGTAATCCACTCTCTATATGCATCCtctgaaaaaacaacactttcttTTTGACAAACCATCTGTTCAACAAATTGACTTGTATTCTTTTAAAAAAATTGACTTGCTCCTCTGGAGGTTACTCTCGGCAGGTTATTTCTGAAGGAGCCAGCTAGAATGGACTGTTAAGCACTGTTGGTGTGGCGACTAATGGTAAATTTGCACTACAGCTGTTGAAATGGCATACTTTAGCTCACATTTGTACTTCATGTTGAGCTATTCTTGGCTTCTCTTTCAAAATTCATGGGTTTCATATCAAAATACCATAATAACTATGCAGAAAATCAGGGGTCAGATAGAGATGGAATACAAAGAGATCATATGCTAATATTAGACAAGCGTGTGCACACACACGCACCCAAGTAAAACCCCCATCTTCAGGAAACTGGTTCAAACATGTCCAGCAAGGGGTTGGCATCGCATCTTTCAACACCTTTGAGAGCAAAAGTTGCTTGTTAATAAGGCAACGGAACGTCATGCTTATAATTTGCATGTATTGATGCTTGTGGAGAAAGTTACGAAAATATAGCTCCATAGTGCAAGTCGCAAGCAACAGAAATGGGAAGGAAAAACAGTCCTTCATGAGTTACTGAAGGTCACAAGCAATACCTGTTTAAGGCTTACTTTTTCGTAACCTTTCAAATCAGACTTGTCAGCATTGACTTCATTTTTTTCCTTTGATAATAACAGTGCTTAGAAAACTGGAAAGCTCTATAAATAATGATGATGTGAAAAAGCAGAAGGGGACAGCTATAGCAGCTTACAGTGATGACAAGCTTTCTTCACTTATAGATGCTGTTCCATGTTGTGAACAAATTAAAAGCACAATGACTTTCTAACCGTTGTCTGACATGGCACTGAGTTGTACTAACACAATACAGGGATCAATGGTTTTTTCCTTTATGATGGAAAGTGTATTTTTCCTACAATGAAGATTTTTAAATTTCACTGCATTTCAGAACTTTGTGCATTTTTCCATGAATTTCTTCATATTTTTCAAATTCTGTATCAGTCCCTTTCTGCTAATGGGGTACAAGTTTCACCTTGAAACTTGTGTGAAAATTGAGGTTTCATCTTGTTGAATTATAAAGTTCTCTTCTGCAAGAGAGCAACTACACAGCCCCAAGTACATATTGACGGTCATTAAACACAGTAGTATTTATGATTTGCAATATGGATTAAACATTGTTTTAAATAGTTTGATTCACTGATAGTCACTATCAGTTGCAATTTTAGAGGACTTACGGACAAACCGGGTCAAATGGATTGGACAAGTTGGTGTGGACATAtctgttaagtaatctgctgTTTCTCTGTATGAACGCTCGGCAGGgataggcgccgaaaggctccctgctgctgcactatagccgctgcaggggcaggcgccgaaaggctcccctgccgcactgtagccacagtaggggcagacgccaaagtcagccctgttgtcacatctagtcactgtagcagcatggcagcctgaaatatctgtgtactaggattagatggtagagttgtatatatatctTCCCACTCCAACTCAATAAAGAGaatgagttcagttttgccatctcctctgcacagctccagccaacgctggtgcttgtgctgtgtgcgcgtgcgctctgttcttcctcccttcttctacctctagctataGTGTGTGGTCGAAAACActggtgagcggtcggctcacccttGTCGgagattgaaaggacctaggatgccgcctagagggggggggggggggttgaataggcgtttctgaaaattaacacctttaaaagcggaaacgattagtaaagtgaGTTTCcaaaaatagaaactccaaataaagagtaccacccctcacaagttagtcacagagtatataaaagatactaaatgaatctaggagccaaacgcctgcaaccaaagagttagaacacaattcaattcagtttggcgcaggggttaataccggacgtgtccggtaggtataccggacgtgtccggtattcacgacttcagtggaacagcccctaacttgctccttttgatttctatcttcaatccaaactgcaggaaactattagagatagtaaaatacacagagaacctgcagaataactaaagcaacacaaatat harbors:
- the LOC136516801 gene encoding GTP diphosphokinase CRSH1, chloroplastic-like isoform X2, which encodes MLRKSGSHNNFNQLPFQLFFLLQSCSSNWRSGIHQLGGKCLRGKAQANWHLSGFQINNHPTLPPRNNSPNPSASMATATAATVPAGGRPYRRSRARCGSPRLHRLRFPATAAAAAAAASSSPPAPSSTLPPLPADGGGRLVAELVCAFNELTERMGEDLATSSSSRLLFHALKLAVPALRDVDGGRALARALAVGATLADLQMDAEVISAGILREALDTGAVSMRDVKTQIGTSTAHLLHDSLRIKHSPSKLDVLDDESASALRRFILSYYDIRAVILEIALKLDMMRHLDYLPKYLQQIKSLEVMKIYTPLAHAVGAGNLSLKLEDLSFRYLFPHSYDHVDQWLRSQESDCKAIINLYKEQLLQALQADNELKRIVQDISIQGRYKSRFSTMKKLVKDGRKPEEVKDILGLRVILEPRCDDNSSDWGPRACLRTYEIIQAMWKEVSGRTKDYITHPKRNGYQSLHVAIDVSEPGKVRPLMEIQIRTKEMHRFAVGGEASHSLYKGGLTDPEERS
- the LOC136516801 gene encoding GTP diphosphokinase CRSH1, chloroplastic-like isoform X1; translated protein: MATATAATVPAGGRPYRRSRARCGSPRLHRLRFPATAAAAAAAASSSPPAPSSTLPPLPADGGGRLVAELVCAFNELTERMGEDLATSSSSRLLFHALKLAVPALRDVDGGRALARALAVGATLADLQMDAEVISAGILREALDTGAVSMRDVKTQIGTSTAHLLHDSLRIKHSPSKLDVLDDESASALRRFILSYYDIRAVILEIALKLDMMRHLDYLPKYLQQIKSLEVMKIYTPLAHAVGAGNLSLKLEDLSFRYLFPHSYDHVDQWLRSQESDCKAIINLYKEQLLQALQADNELKRIVQDISIQGRYKSRFSTMKKLVKDGRKPEEVKDILGLRVILEPRCDDNSSDWGPRACLRTYEIIQAMWKEVSGRTKDYITHPKRNGYQSLHVAIDVSEPGKVRPLMEIQIRTKEMHRFAVGGEASHSLYKGGLTDPEEAKRLKTIMLAAAELAALRLRDLPGSDHGAGNCKNPAFCQLDKNGDGRISIEELTEVMEDLGAGGEDATELMHLLDANSDGSLSSDEFESFQRQIEMMRNLEDDDDHYRKILKEKLHTIDSAGLIHVYRKELSDKLLVG